The DNA segment agaGTGAGGCGGGGGCTCTCTTGATCTCACAGGCTCGAGCCCCCAGGTCCCACCCTTTGCTGCATTTGCCCTGGACTCTGGGCACTGGACTCCTGGCTCTTTTTTGATTTGGGGGGTCTTTTGGCAgagagtggtgctctgtacaGGGGCAAGAGTCTGTGGGGACCCAGGCAATAAACTCAGCTTTATTCACACAATGGGGGTAGCTAGTTGTTAGATAACTGCTCAGTTGGGGCCAGGGAAGAGGTCATCTGGGTTCCTAGTTAATAAGCAGGCAGGGAAGGTCAGTCCCAGCTCtggatggggtgaggggaggatctGTCTTGGTCTGGGATGGCGAGAGGGGAGGGTCAGTTCTGGGCCTGGATcttgtgaagggaaagtcagtccTGGCCTGGGATGGCGTGAGGggagggtcagttctgggtctggatcttgtgaagggaaagtcagtccTGGCCCCGGATGGGGAGAGGTGAGTGGGACCGTTAGGCCGTGTTCAGGGTTATGTTAATATTGGAGGCGTAGTTTGATAGGCTTGGCCCGGTGAGCGTGGCCCTgagagtgtggcctggtgggatgGGCCACCCATGACTCCCTCTGGAAGAGGCTCAGGAGGCAGAGTGGATGCTGGGGACAGGGTGCAGATCGGGGGGTCTCAGCCCAAGAGATCCGCTTGGGGTAGGGGAGGGGCCGCcttgcccagaggcagggggattggCCAGATGATCTTGTGTGCTGGGCCAATCTGTGAGGGGGTCTCTGGGAAGTCTGCACTGATGGTCATTACTCTGTGCGGAGGGATAGCCGGACTCGGGGCCTAGACGTGTCCCTGTCATCCACTGCAGTGCATGGTCCTGTCAGTGGTCCTGCCCAGTGCGGGCCCGGTGAATACGTCCATTACCGCATATGGTCCCAAAGAGCAACTCCGTGTTGTTTGTGTTCCTGGTGAGCATGTCTGTGCTGCCTGGGGTCCCAGTCGGTGCGTCTGTGCTACTCGTGGTCCCAGCATCTGTGCTTTTGTTGTTCACGGTCACGATGTTTGTGATTACGGTCTTGTGGTCCCGGAGGGGTGGTCCCAGGTCACATTGTTCCAAGTCCAGCAAAAGTAGCTGTGCTATTCGTGGTCCCGGTGAGCATGTCTGTACGGTAAGTGGTATGAGTGAGTGTGTCTGTGCTGTTCATGGTCCCGGTGTTGGAGGTTTTGTTGTTCCCTGGCCCGATGTTTGTGGTTTGCCATCCGGGGTCCCGGTGGGGCGATCACACTGCTCGTGGTCACACTTGTCGAGGTTCGGCCTAACATGGCCGTGCCGTCCATGGTTGCGGTGATCAAGGCTGCGCTGAGTGTGGCCCTGGTATCTGCGGTTTTGCTGTCTGAGGTCCCAGTGGTGTGGCCATACTGTTCGTGGTCACATCGTTAGAGGTCCGGCCGAACGTGGCCGTGCTGTCCACCCTCTCGGTGAGCGCCACTGTGCGGTGCATGATCCTGGTTTTTGTGGTTTTGCTGTTCACAGTCCTGGTGGATTGGTCATACTGCTCTTGGTCACTCTGTTCGTGGTCTGTCTGAATTTGGCTGTGCTGTTCATGAATCTGGTGAGAGTGTTCCTGCTGTTGCGGCCCTGGTATTTTTGGTTGCACTGTCCACGGTCTCGGTGGCGAGGTCATACTATTCACGGTCACGTTGGTAAAGGTCCGGCCAAGCGTGGCACTGCTGTTTGTGGTCCTGGTCAGCATATGTTTGCTGTTCACGGTCCCGTTGGGGTGATCGTACTGTTCATGGTCACACTGTTTGAAGTCCGGCTGAACACATCTGCCCTTTCTGTGGTCCCGGTGAGCGTGACTGTGCTGAGCGTGGTGACTGCAGTGACCTCCGACTTTGTCCGGAGCATCCTGAGCCGTGCGCATCCCTTCGAGACGTCCCAGGATGCCGTCCCCAGCCTTGTGCCTCCCGGATCTCCGGGCGAGTGGCCGCGGCCGGCCCCTGCCTGCTGCCGACTTGCCGGGCAGCCCGCTGGCAGACCCAGGCACCACGTGCTAGCAGCGTTACCTGCCCCTGGCGGCGACCACTCGGACCACCGGTCCACCTCgtgctgctgtggggctgagctccCGGCCCACAGATTCTGTGCTGTCCCTGCCCCGGCCATTCTCCCTGCCCCCATTGCCACCCCCCGTGAGACCGTCCACCATCCATCCTCCCGGGGTTTGGCCTTTCCCTGACTGAGAGCCACTGACAGGGCTCTCCTGCGGTCtgtcccccgccccgcctccccaccaTCCACAGCATCCACTTAACCCTGGCTGGCCTTTACCACCCGGCCATGGCCTGGTCTCTCCTCAGGGACCAGTGTTCAGTGCCATCCACTATACCCCAACTTTTCCTGCCCTTTCAccgccgctcccccccgcccaagCTGAGCCCCTCATCCTCCAGTGGCTTCTACCCaacccaggggaggggaggggagaagacaaCATCTCACAGCCACATCACATCTGCCGTGTACCTCTCTGAGGCGCCTCACTGTGGTGCCTCACCTCTAGCACCTCCCTGTGGCGTCTTGCCTGGGACACTTCCCTGTGGCATCTCCCCTGTGACACCTCCTTCAAAACTCAACTGCGCTGGCCGCCAAGGCTGGGGtgctagcagcagcagcagcagcagcagcggcaaccAAACTGGCAGAATGTTCCCTTGTTCCACCCCTTATCCTTCCCACCGCTCTCAGCCAGGGGGGTGGTATTCAGGGGAGGCATCTGTCTGGGGGAGGCGTACATCCCAGGAGAGGTGCCTGACTAGGGGAAGTGCCCATCCCAGAGGAGCCATAAATCCTAGGAGAGGTATCCATTCTGGGGGGAAGCATATATCTCTGGGGAGGCGCCCAGCCTGAGGGGTCATCCGTCCGGGGGCGGGCAGCACACATCCGGGGGGACATCCATCCCAGGGGAGGCCTCCATCTAGGGTGGGGTGTGGACGGGGTGTCCATCCCAGGGGGAGGTGATCATCCCAGTAGGAGGAGTCCATCCCAGGGAGGCACCCGCCTGGGGGAGGTGCCCATCCGGGGGAGGTGCCCATCTTGGGGAGGCATCCATCCCCAGCTCCACTTTCTGCTGCCTTGGGGCACCAAGAAAGACTGGTCCGAGGCTGGAGACACTTCCCTGGGCAGGACAGGATGGTCAGGCTGGACTGCAGGGGACTGGTGGAGCAGTCTCAGATAGGCAGATGGGCAGAcgagcaggcaggcaggctggcACATAGCCAGCACAGCCAGCACAGCCAGCCAGACAGGCACAGGCAGAccaggacagacagacagacaaacaagcagacaggcaggtAGGTATGGAGACAGGCAGAGTCAGACAGAGTggcacagacaggcagacaggtaGGCAGATGGGGGAGAACAGCGAGGGTCAGCTGCCTCTTACTTCTGAGCTTTGACTCGGGTGGGAATCTGGGGCTgggactaataacaataataataataatgttggtatttgttaagtgcttactatgtgcagagcactgttctaagcgctggggtagatatagggtaatcaggttgtcccacatgaggctcacagtcttcatccccattttacagatgagggaactgaggcccagagaagtgaagtgacttgcccagtcacacagctgacaagtggaagagctggaatttgaacccacgacctctgactcccaagcccgtgctctttccactgagccacgctgcttctctaggggtggGAGATTGAGGCTGGGGCTGGGTTTGGGACTGGGCTAGGGCCAGGTCTGGGAACTGAAACAGGGGCCTGGGTCTGGGGCTAggaatgggggctggggctggggctggggctggggcggaggctggcgccgggcccggggccacgGGCGTAGTCTCTGACCTCAGCTCAGCCAGCTCCTGGGGGCCGGGTGGCCTTCTTATGTCTCCCTGGAGTCCAACTGAGCAGTCCAGCTTCCGACCAcggctcatctcccacccccgccAGACCCTGGGTGACCCCTGACCCAGCCCATTTCCCGTGCCAGTttgctccccgccccctgccctgttctgcctgccccccccgccccagttacccctcacctcccccctcccgagccccagcccggcccgcaccccGCCCCCTGCCAGCCACAGGGCTTAGACATTGTGTCTCTGTCGGTCGATCATGGCCGTGATATGGTCGGGTCCAGGATGCTCATCATAACATTCTTGAACTCTTTGTCCAGCTTGGTCCCTTCCACGAACTCCTCCGATCCCAGGctcccccaactcctcctgcccccgccctccaccccggcccagcccagcccaaccccTGGCTGCAGAATTTATAATGCTGTATCTCTGCTGGTCGATCAAGGCCACGATGTGGATCAGGTCCAGGCTGCTCCACGCTCACGAACTCCTCATCCAGCTTGACCCCCAATCccagccacccccccacccccacccaagccCAGCCCGCCCTACCCCCCGGCCACGAGGCCTAGACGCTGTGTCTCCGTCGGTCGATCATGGTCACGATGTGGGTCAGGTCCAGGCTGTTCATCATCACATTCATGAACTCCTCGTCCAGCTTGGCCCCTTCCACAAACTCCTCCAGGGACAGTTCACCTGCCGGACCCAGCCGGGTCACTGACCCATCTGTCTCACCCCAGCCTGCCGCCCCCACGGGGCTGGGCACCACCAAGACCTTTGGCCAACTTCCACTGGTTACTCTCCCTGACTGCccctctgggggcagggattgaatctgcTGTTGTCCAGCTCCCGccctagccccagccccagccccagccccagccccagccccagccccagcctcagccccagctcTGTCTCCAACCCAGTCCAGCCCAGACCCAGCTCCATCCTCAGCCCAGCTCCAACACAATCTTGGCCCAGCCCAGGTCCAGTCcccatgccggctctgcccctcctgGCCCCAGCCCAACCCCATCTCCCAGGctagcccaggcccagcccccagccctaaCTCAGCTCCGGACCAGCCCCAGCCAAGCCCAGCCCAGTTCCAGCCCAGGCCCAGTCCCCAGGCTAACCCTGCCTGCCtggccccaacccagccccatcccccaggCCAGCCCTGTCCCTGGCCCTCTCCCAGCTTAGGCCAAGTCCTTAGGCCAGGCCACCccaccatgtaataataataatgttggtatttgttaagcgcttactatgtgcagagcactgttctaagcgctggggtagatacagggtaatcaggttgtaccacgtgaggctcacagttaatccccattttacagatgaggtaactgaggcacatagaagttaagtgacttgcccacagtcacacagctgacaagtggcagagccgggaatcgaacccatgacctctgactccgaagcccaggctctttccattgagccacactgcttccctatctgGTCCTTACCCAGCCTAGGCCCAGTCCCTAGGCCAGGCCACCCCACCATGCCTGGCCCCACCCAGCCCTATCACCCCAGGCCAGCCTAGACCtaacccaggcccagcccccagccccataacCCAAGTCAGCCCAGTTCCCAGCTCTAGTCCCAGCCCAGTACCTAGGCCAGCTCCGCGTCACCTGGCCCCAGCCCAGTCCCATCCCCCAGATCCTGTCCAGCCCCATCCCTCAGGCCAGCCCAGTCCCCAGTGTCATCCCCTAGGTcagctcagccccagccccagccccgcccctatTCCGGCCCCACTCTGCCTGGCCCCAGCCCAGTCCCAGCCCAGGCCCGGCCACCAGGCCAGTCCCCACATGCCTGGCCCCAGCCTCAGCCAACATCAAGAAGCCACCGCATGGCTCCAAGCTGCGGCTGCCCTGGGGTCTCACCATCGCCATTGATGTCGATTCTGTCAAACACACGGTTGGTGAACTCCTCGGCGCTGGTCTCGTGCTCGCAGCCATTGATGGCGCGGATCGCCTGCGGGCACAGGGTCGAGGGCTCAGAGCCCTGAGATCCACGGCACAGTGGGGATCTGAACTAACCCCTGGCACGTGAGTTCTGGCCAGATCTGAGAGGACCGGAGGACGCAGGCCTGGTTCCAGGCAACCACGCctagaagggaattccaggtctgGGCCCGGTCACTTGTGACCGCTGGTGCCCCCGGGAAGGGTTCAGCCCCTGACACGTTCCCCTGGGCCCTGGGCTCTGCTCGGTTGTGTGGCAAAGGACTGGGGCTGGAGCCGGGTTTCCCCGGGggtctggggtcagaggtcagggtttgggggtCGACCCTGGGGCCCCAGGCTCCACTCGGCCGGGTGGCAGAGGGCCGGGGTTGGGGCAGTCTGGACTCTGTAGGGGGgcccggggtcagaggtcggggtcACCCCCAGCGAGATACCTTGATGATGTTGAGCAGCTCGTGTCGGTCGATGCAGCCGTTGCCATCCACGTCGTAGAGCTTGAAGTACCAGCGCAGCTTCTGCTCCATCTTCCCCCGGAGGACCAGGCTCAGGGCTGCCACATACTCCATGAAGTCGATGTGGCCGTCCTGTGGGCGGGGACGCGTCCGGTATCGTGGTGGAACACGTCCACCCACGAGGTTACGGTACACGTCCCCCACCGGTGTCACAGCAGGACATGTCCGCTCTGGGGTCACAGGTGGGGGATGCGCCCTCCCCTGAGGTCACAGGTGGGGATAAGGCTGCCGGTAGGGTCACAGGCGGGGGATACATCTGCCCCCAGGGTCACTGACCGGTGAGACGTCCGCCCCTGGGTCACAAGCGGGAACACGGTTGACCCCAAGGTTAGGGTAGGACAC comes from the Ornithorhynchus anatinus isolate Pmale09 chromosome 1, mOrnAna1.pri.v4, whole genome shotgun sequence genome and includes:
- the LOC100087568 gene encoding guanylyl cyclase-activating protein 1-like, producing MGNNGSATVDDLQAVEIHHWYKKFMTECPSGQLTEHEFKQFFGLRGLDPEANSYIEQMFRTFDMNKDGHIDFMEYVAALSLVLRGKMEQKLRWYFKLYDVDGNGCIDRHELLNIIKAIRAINGCEHETSAEEFTNRVFDRIDINGDGELSLEEFVEGAKLDEEFMNVMMNSLDLTHIVTMIDRRRHSV